A DNA window from Rhodothermia bacterium contains the following coding sequences:
- a CDS encoding M23 family metallopeptidase codes for MNKVITFFAFLFFMSCNNNKQEQTEKKENNERATKATNPKISITLCQKFETLNNAIRDNKIGFGSALKEIQNQIPKIKSEYYKQGGKDWKEDTWIFPLKGYNLSAIGGGNVNGYIASGYNYFDGNKHGGHPAHDIFIQDNNQDCKDDRTNKYVSVLSLSGGIVLAIENNWDTSSQLRGGKYVWIFDPYTNSLFYYAHNNKILVKSGQLITPGQTIATVGRSGLNAYKKRSPTHLHFTQLKFDYNLYPKPVDPYKILLAAKIH; via the coding sequence ATGAATAAAGTTATCACATTTTTCGCATTCCTGTTTTTTATGTCTTGCAATAACAACAAACAGGAACAAACAGAAAAGAAGGAAAATAATGAAAGAGCCACCAAAGCAACCAACCCAAAAATAAGTATTACCCTATGCCAAAAATTTGAAACATTAAACAATGCAATACGAGATAATAAAATAGGATTTGGGTCAGCGTTGAAAGAAATTCAAAACCAAATTCCTAAAATAAAGTCAGAATATTACAAGCAAGGCGGTAAGGATTGGAAAGAAGATACTTGGATTTTCCCATTGAAGGGTTATAATTTGTCTGCCATTGGTGGAGGTAATGTAAACGGTTACATAGCAAGTGGGTATAATTATTTTGATGGTAACAAACACGGCGGGCATCCAGCACACGACATTTTTATTCAAGATAATAATCAAGATTGTAAAGACGATAGAACAAATAAGTATGTCAGTGTTTTATCTTTAAGTGGCGGTATTGTATTAGCAATAGAGAATAATTGGGACACATCAAGCCAATTGAGAGGTGGCAAATATGTTTGGATATTTGACCCATATACAAACAGCCTTTTTTATTATGCTCATAACAATAAGATATTAGTTAAAAGTGGACAATTAATAACGCCAGGACAGACTATCGCAACAGTTGGAAGAAGTGGTTTAAATGCTTATAAAAAACGTTCACCAACACATTTGCATTTTACACAACTCAAGTTTGATTATAATCTTTATCCAAAACCAGTTGACCCATACAAAATATTATTAGCAGCAAAAATACATTAA
- a CDS encoding YARHG domain-containing protein — protein sequence MENENPNNASGQQTINVQVPLADNIASRRPLIPTSFALAIIFFFFTFCDFKCGGQKIGSVTGINLVTGTELKDNDMFTGRETEIPASMWAILSLGAAIIGLGAYLIKEKREALIGTGAGAIGAGSLIILQFVIKSAIDKEAIGQIDVDFQFPYWGALTALCVGGLISYLRMKKTHNIVVSVAPQPTTSSPLAAESITQPQATVSNVSQTNSFDIGEWVGKNKKTVFIGAGRVVGLLILIVAIKYVISLDFGKSKNNIESTQTTQPTYQERNTSNTQSTSSGKYQEASERVLANSDILKLNKYELKIMRNEIYARYGYIFKTADMKAYFESQSWYTPRYNDVTSFLTETEKRNIELIQRYE from the coding sequence ATGGAAAACGAAAATCCAAACAACGCTTCGGGACAGCAGACAATCAACGTTCAAGTTCCATTGGCAGACAACATTGCGAGCAGACGACCTTTAATCCCTACTTCATTTGCTCTTGCTATTATTTTTTTCTTTTTCACATTTTGCGACTTCAAATGTGGCGGACAAAAAATCGGTTCTGTGACAGGTATTAATCTCGTTACAGGGACAGAGCTAAAAGACAACGACATGTTTACAGGTAGAGAGACGGAAATTCCAGCAAGTATGTGGGCTATCCTTTCGTTAGGTGCTGCAATCATCGGTCTTGGTGCTTACTTAATCAAAGAGAAAAGAGAAGCACTTATAGGAACAGGAGCTGGTGCTATTGGAGCAGGTTCGTTAATCATTCTTCAGTTTGTAATTAAAAGTGCGATTGACAAAGAAGCAATAGGACAAATTGATGTTGACTTTCAGTTTCCTTATTGGGGAGCATTAACAGCTCTTTGTGTTGGCGGACTAATCAGTTACTTACGAATGAAAAAAACACACAACATTGTTGTAAGTGTTGCACCCCAGCCAACAACATCTTCTCCACTGGCAGCAGAGAGTATAACTCAACCACAAGCGACAGTTAGTAACGTTTCGCAGACAAATAGTTTTGACATTGGTGAGTGGGTAGGAAAAAATAAAAAAACAGTATTCATTGGTGCAGGACGTGTTGTAGGACTTCTTATATTAATTGTCGCAATAAAATATGTAATTAGCCTTGACTTCGGAAAATCAAAAAACAATATCGAATCAACACAGACAACTCAACCAACGTATCAAGAAAGGAATACATCAAATACACAAAGCACCAGCTCAGGAAAATACCAAGAAGCATCAGAGAGAGTTTTGGCAAATAGTGATATTCTAAAACTAAATAAATATGAACTGAAAATAATGCGGAATGAAATCTATGCAAGATATGGCTACATTTTCAAAACTGCTGATATGAAAGCTTATTTTGAATCGCAATCTTGGTATACACCAAGATACAATGATGTCACATCTTTCTTAACTGAAACCGAAAAAAGGAACATTGAATTAATTCAACGCTATGAATAA
- a CDS encoding tyrosine-type recombinase/integrase: protein MVTSKSVYQRRERKKDRYRILSIKMATALREYMAAYKPVYWAFEGQEYGSYSARSVPMILRKAVDKSGVNPYTTVHTLRHSFATHLLAQSMELRYIQALLGHESTKTTEFNTHITQRTIAKFVSPLDPLTYL, encoded by the coding sequence ATGGTTACAAGCAAAAGTGTTTATCAAAGGCGGGAAAGGAAAAAAGACCGATATCGTATTCTTTCTATTAAAATGGCTACTGCCTTACGGGAATATATGGCAGCATATAAACCTGTATATTGGGCATTTGAAGGGCAAGAATACGGCTCCTATAGTGCAAGAAGTGTACCAATGATTTTGAGGAAAGCCGTTGACAAATCTGGTGTAAATCCTTATACTACTGTACATACATTAAGACACTCATTTGCAACACATTTGTTAGCGCAAAGTATGGAACTGCGGTATATACAAGCCCTCTTGGGTCATGAGAGCACCAAGACCACCGAGTTCAATACCCATATCACCCAGCGGACTATCGCCAAGTTTGTAAGCCCCTTGGATCCGTTAACTTACCTATAG
- a CDS encoding MBL fold metallo-hydrolase, producing the protein MRIQKFVTGPFQENTYVVDANNEGVLIDPGCASNTERRRVLDYITSRRLQIKHILLTHGHIDHILDLKFFCDHFEMGYQMHTEDLPMIVEAERIAKKYELTIDPPDMPTGFLTEHNTITFGSAQWEIRHTPGHSPGSICFYDAANGFVVAGDVLFAQSVGRTDLWKGAMSVLEQSIRTQLYTLPIETVVYCGHGRETTIGAEIKSNPFVRGVS; encoded by the coding sequence ATGCGTATTCAGAAGTTTGTAACCGGTCCGTTCCAAGAAAATACCTATGTAGTGGACGCAAACAACGAGGGCGTTCTGATAGACCCCGGTTGTGCCTCCAATACCGAAAGACGGCGGGTTTTGGACTATATAACCTCTCGTCGTCTCCAAATAAAACATATCTTGCTGACGCATGGTCATATTGATCACATCCTCGACCTGAAGTTTTTTTGCGATCATTTTGAGATGGGTTATCAGATGCATACCGAAGACTTACCGATGATTGTGGAGGCCGAACGCATAGCCAAGAAATATGAGCTGACGATAGACCCGCCCGATATGCCTACCGGATTCCTGACCGAACATAACACCATCACTTTTGGTTCAGCCCAGTGGGAGATTCGTCATACCCCAGGTCATTCCCCCGGCTCCATCTGCTTTTATGATGCGGCGAATGGCTTTGTCGTGGCCGGAGACGTGCTTTTTGCCCAATCCGTAGGCCGGACAGACCTTTGGAAAGGCGCTATGTCGGTCTTGGAGCAGAGCATCCGAACACAGCTTTACACGCTTCCTATCGAAACCGTGGTTTATTGCGGTCATGGCCGTGAAACCACCATCGGTGCAGAAATAAAGTCCAATCCTTTTGTACGAGGTGTGTCATAA
- a CDS encoding sugar phosphate isomerase/epimerase: MIPVLLTDTVTPDPERALYYTMLWGLEGVMLRMVEKGRVPYINLPRLRHHLDDAEMPVMAILPGLFEGAVFETQNWMNDLFLLDEAINFAKKMNCSHIEVSGFTAPAVASDRVRALEKAKGIFQKAADKAAKAQIKLAVINEAGGLFERAEQLVDFLTQVAHPNLRAAWDPRTALLLDEDVVSNAEYLAKWVDVVHLRDGKPTALGWEDAVLGKGHLNVAEILGVLHRAGYNGLLVQEVYTEPKGKTGLHSATALIHLIRSVKAGL; this comes from the coding sequence ATGATCCCAGTTTTATTGACAGATACCGTGACGCCTGACCCCGAACGGGCGCTATATTATACCATGCTTTGGGGCTTAGAAGGGGTTATGTTACGCATGGTAGAGAAAGGGCGCGTTCCTTACATCAACCTTCCACGTCTGCGACACCACTTGGACGATGCCGAGATGCCAGTCATGGCCATTTTGCCGGGACTCTTTGAAGGCGCTGTATTTGAGACCCAAAATTGGATGAACGATCTTTTTTTATTGGACGAGGCCATCAACTTCGCCAAAAAAATGAATTGTTCACACATCGAAGTGTCTGGATTTACAGCACCTGCGGTTGCTTCGGATCGGGTAAGGGCTTTGGAAAAAGCAAAAGGTATTTTCCAGAAAGCAGCGGATAAAGCAGCCAAAGCCCAAATCAAATTGGCGGTTATCAATGAGGCCGGCGGTTTGTTCGAGCGGGCGGAACAACTGGTGGATTTTCTGACGCAAGTAGCACACCCAAACCTTCGGGCAGCTTGGGATCCACGAACGGCGCTCTTGTTGGACGAAGACGTGGTATCTAATGCCGAATATTTGGCAAAATGGGTGGATGTGGTACACCTCCGGGACGGTAAACCAACCGCTTTGGGCTGGGAAGATGCGGTCTTGGGTAAGGGACACTTGAACGTTGCCGAAATCTTAGGCGTACTCCACCGTGCAGGCTATAATGGTTTACTGGTTCAGGAAGTCTATACGGAACCGAAGGGAAAAACTGGACTCCACTCCGCCACGGCTTTGATCCACCTGATCCGTAGCGTAAAAGCTGGTTTATGA
- a CDS encoding DUF4342 domain-containing protein, producing the protein MSQTKERIKQLEIKGNELVTKVKELIEEGNTKKIIIKREGKVLMEVPLSYGVGGTLIAVAFAPILAAIGALAALVSDVTLEVVPNAPEDDLLESKDEDLPA; encoded by the coding sequence ATGTCACAAACAAAAGAACGCATTAAGCAATTGGAAATTAAAGGCAATGAGCTTGTTACGAAAGTAAAAGAACTCATTGAAGAAGGCAATACGAAGAAGATCATCATCAAGCGTGAAGGGAAAGTTTTGATGGAAGTGCCCTTGTCGTATGGCGTTGGCGGAACCCTTATAGCTGTTGCCTTTGCCCCCATATTGGCTGCCATTGGTGCATTGGCGGCATTGGTATCCGACGTCACCCTTGAGGTTGTCCCCAATGCGCCGGAAGACGACCTGCTTGAATCGAAAGATGAAGACCTTCCAGCATAA
- a CDS encoding MFS transporter has translation MQNRQLFTIFLILFVDVLGYGLILPLLPYYAKAYGAGEIMIGLLVASYALLQFVGAPLLGRWSDVRGRRPVLLISVAGTGIGFLLLALAEAIGFWVFGYGTPNAFKLILLLMFLSRMLDGLTGGNISVAQAYITDTTDDQNRAKGLGMIGAAFGLGFILGPALGGFLSQWGYTVPAWVAFAVSTFNLAMVYLALPESLTNEKRAMILQMPRPKMGLPIMWQTFVRPKVGPLFRLRFWTTLASGIFPAVFSLYASGQPLALSAQHAGYVLTYVGFASAVMQGGMIGYLSRRYKEPQLLLYGAVSLILGLFGWAVTTNVPFLLLVITFFAVGMGLAGTMINSLITKAVEPHEVGQVLGIGASFDSLTRILAPIIGGVLLAKLGSYGPGVFGGVVMVGVLMYMLKIRSKMAAKPLADREITL, from the coding sequence ATGCAAAATCGTCAACTTTTTACCATCTTTCTGATTCTTTTTGTAGATGTGCTGGGGTATGGACTAATCCTCCCGCTTTTACCCTATTACGCCAAGGCATATGGTGCCGGCGAGATCATGATTGGTCTGTTGGTGGCTTCCTATGCCCTCCTACAATTTGTCGGTGCGCCATTACTGGGGCGATGGTCGGATGTCCGTGGGCGACGGCCTGTTTTATTGATTAGTGTTGCTGGCACAGGGATCGGCTTTTTACTACTGGCACTGGCAGAAGCGATCGGGTTTTGGGTCTTTGGATATGGAACGCCTAATGCCTTTAAACTCATCCTCCTGCTCATGTTTTTAAGCCGGATGCTTGATGGCTTAACGGGCGGGAATATCTCTGTTGCACAAGCCTACATAACCGATACGACGGACGATCAAAACAGGGCTAAGGGCTTGGGGATGATCGGGGCAGCCTTTGGTTTAGGATTTATCTTGGGACCAGCATTGGGCGGATTTTTAAGCCAATGGGGCTATACGGTTCCGGCATGGGTGGCTTTTGCGGTGTCCACCTTCAACTTGGCGATGGTTTATCTCGCATTGCCAGAGTCTTTGACCAACGAAAAACGGGCCATGATTCTGCAAATGCCGCGCCCTAAGATGGGGCTACCGATCATGTGGCAGACGTTTGTGCGTCCTAAAGTGGGGCCATTGTTCCGGTTGCGCTTCTGGACAACTTTAGCCTCCGGTATCTTTCCAGCAGTTTTTTCCCTGTATGCCTCTGGTCAACCCCTTGCACTATCGGCACAACATGCCGGTTATGTCTTAACCTATGTGGGCTTCGCCTCCGCAGTCATGCAAGGTGGCATGATTGGTTACTTGTCTCGGCGCTATAAAGAACCACAATTGCTTTTATACGGTGCTGTTTCCCTCATTCTGGGCTTGTTTGGTTGGGCAGTGACCACGAATGTCCCCTTTTTATTGTTGGTCATTACTTTTTTTGCGGTTGGAATGGGTTTAGCAGGAACGATGATCAATTCCCTAATTACAAAAGCGGTGGAACCGCACGAAGTGGGGCAGGTCTTAGGCATTGGTGCTTCGTTTGATAGCCTAACCAGAATTCTCGCGCCCATTATCGGTGGTGTATTGCTCGCCAAATTGGGCAGTTATGGCCCCGGCGTGTTTGGCGGCGTCGTGATGGTTGGCGTACTGATGTATATGCTTAAAATTCGTAGCAAAATGGCCGCGAAGCCATTGGCGGATCGTGAAATCACGTTATAA
- a CDS encoding branched-chain amino acid transaminase has translation MEHKIWFNGEMIPYENATVHVLSHALHYGSSVFEGIRCYRTEKGSAIFRLEEHMRRLVDSAKIYRMEVPYSLEQLCDAAITTIQTANLPACYIRPLVWRGMGSLGVNPLKNKVESMIAVWEWGAYLGPEALENGVDVQVANWNRMAPNTFPALAKAGGNYLNAQLVKMDAILKGFDEGIMLNVHGYVAEGSGENLFVIRDGVLYTAPSGLSILPGITRDAILTIVQDMGMKVVEGQIPREALYIADELFFTGTAAEITPIRSVDHYKIGSGKRGPLTAVIQDKFFDIVIRGEDPYGWLTPVPGV, from the coding sequence ATGGAACACAAAATCTGGTTTAATGGGGAGATGATCCCCTATGAAAATGCAACCGTACACGTCCTGTCTCATGCGCTGCATTACGGATCTTCGGTTTTTGAAGGTATTCGTTGTTATCGCACAGAGAAAGGCTCTGCCATTTTCCGTTTAGAAGAACATATGCGGCGCTTGGTGGATTCTGCAAAGATCTATCGCATGGAGGTTCCTTATTCCTTGGAGCAACTTTGTGACGCGGCCATCACAACAATCCAAACGGCCAACTTACCCGCGTGTTACATCCGTCCATTGGTTTGGCGTGGGATGGGTTCTCTCGGCGTGAATCCCCTCAAAAACAAAGTGGAATCCATGATTGCTGTTTGGGAATGGGGGGCATACCTCGGCCCAGAAGCCCTTGAAAATGGGGTGGATGTCCAAGTGGCCAACTGGAACCGCATGGCCCCCAACACCTTTCCGGCATTGGCTAAAGCAGGCGGGAATTACCTGAATGCACAATTGGTAAAAATGGATGCAATCCTGAAGGGTTTTGATGAAGGGATTATGCTCAATGTACATGGCTATGTGGCCGAAGGAAGCGGCGAGAACCTATTCGTCATTCGCGATGGTGTACTTTATACTGCACCTTCGGGACTTTCTATCTTGCCTGGCATTACCCGCGATGCCATCTTGACCATTGTGCAGGACATGGGTATGAAAGTAGTTGAGGGGCAAATCCCGCGCGAAGCCCTCTATATTGCAGACGAGTTGTTTTTTACAGGAACGGCTGCCGAAATCACCCCAATTCGGTCGGTGGATCACTATAAAATTGGTTCCGGAAAGCGTGGGCCTTTAACGGCCGTCATCCAAGACAAATTCTTCGACATTGTTATCCGTGGGGAAGATCCTTATGGTTGGCTTACACCAGTTCCGGGGGTATAA
- a CDS encoding glycoside hydrolase family 3 C-terminal domain-containing protein: MERTSPHQFLFFVLLFFCFHAAKANVMPRTLGTTKTNTDSLEERLQSMTLSEKLGQMLLVDFNVAALPGGLKTPDQAIRELHIGGFWIQKKMNPDQLRRAISRLQNSTDIPLFFAADYERGAGYNGNVLTELPSSMAIGATRDPRMAELAGRVVAKESRALGVNVVFAPVADVNNNPQNPIINIRSFGEDPQLVADMSEAFVRGAERGGLLTTLKHFPGHGNTATDTHSEQTSVPGKRSELDRTELRPYHQILRSKTPPAFVMTGHLAVPGLDPSGAPATFSKAMLEGILRNEMGFDGIIITDGINMGAITKHYPFEETIVRPIEAGADIVLLPTNPRRAIEALKDAVSTGRLTEERIDQSVRRILRAKERIEIPRALTSDTGYMAGTIAMEIGSEGPELAQMIADRAVTLLKNEDDTLPLAENSRVSLVQLTFQRTASGFSEAMGTLARGLSNAGHTVSECRVMAASKLCDAKNATISSIMSQVNESDVVVLSLYLRPSERRGNVALNADQSALARQILASGKKVVVITFGNPYIMDEFRNVDALVVGYDQAKHTAKAMSRLLTGNLRASGKLPVSLEYFEFGTNLGVNTPSRRSSPAEPLRNWSPSKPETGLRTF, from the coding sequence ATGGAGCGCACCAGCCCACACCAATTTTTATTTTTTGTTCTTCTGTTTTTCTGTTTTCATGCGGCTAAGGCCAATGTGATGCCGCGCACCCTTGGTACAACAAAAACGAATACCGATAGCTTGGAGGAACGGCTACAAAGCATGACGCTTTCCGAGAAATTGGGGCAAATGCTATTGGTGGATTTTAACGTGGCAGCCCTTCCGGGTGGACTAAAGACGCCCGATCAGGCGATTCGAGAATTGCACATTGGTGGATTTTGGATCCAAAAGAAAATGAATCCAGACCAACTCCGCCGCGCTATTTCACGCTTGCAGAACAGTACTGATATCCCACTTTTCTTTGCCGCAGACTACGAGCGTGGCGCCGGATACAATGGCAATGTCCTGACCGAGTTGCCCTCCAGTATGGCCATTGGCGCAACGCGCGATCCTCGAATGGCGGAATTGGCGGGACGGGTTGTGGCAAAGGAAAGCCGGGCTTTGGGCGTTAATGTGGTTTTTGCACCGGTTGCCGACGTAAACAACAACCCACAAAATCCTATTATTAATATCCGATCGTTCGGAGAAGACCCGCAGTTGGTTGCCGATATGTCGGAAGCCTTTGTACGCGGTGCAGAACGGGGAGGCTTATTGACCACCCTCAAACACTTCCCCGGTCATGGGAATACCGCAACCGATACGCACTCCGAACAAACCTCGGTTCCGGGTAAGCGCTCTGAATTAGACCGGACTGAACTGCGCCCCTATCATCAAATTTTACGCTCCAAAACGCCGCCAGCTTTTGTCATGACGGGACATTTGGCCGTTCCCGGATTAGACCCCTCCGGCGCACCTGCCACGTTTAGCAAAGCGATGCTCGAAGGCATTCTGCGGAATGAAATGGGATTTGATGGCATCATCATTACGGACGGCATTAACATGGGAGCCATCACCAAACATTATCCCTTTGAAGAAACCATTGTCAGGCCGATAGAAGCTGGGGCAGATATTGTTCTCTTACCAACCAATCCGCGACGTGCGATTGAGGCGCTTAAGGATGCTGTTTCCACCGGACGCTTAACAGAAGAACGCATTGACCAATCCGTCCGTCGGATTTTGCGTGCAAAAGAACGGATTGAGATACCACGCGCCTTGACCTCGGATACGGGTTATATGGCCGGAACAATTGCGATGGAGATTGGCTCCGAGGGGCCTGAACTTGCACAAATGATTGCCGACCGCGCCGTTACGTTGTTAAAGAACGAAGACGACACGTTGCCTCTGGCGGAAAACTCGCGGGTATCGTTGGTTCAACTCACTTTCCAACGCACGGCCAGCGGCTTTTCTGAAGCGATGGGCACACTTGCACGCGGCCTTTCTAATGCTGGACACACGGTTTCAGAATGTCGCGTAATGGCGGCTTCTAAGTTGTGTGATGCCAAAAATGCGACCATTTCCAGTATCATGAGCCAAGTGAACGAGTCGGATGTCGTGGTCTTATCGCTTTACCTTCGTCCGAGTGAGCGACGGGGTAATGTGGCCTTAAATGCAGACCAATCCGCACTCGCCCGTCAAATTTTGGCTTCGGGGAAAAAAGTTGTGGTCATCACCTTTGGTAATCCATACATCATGGATGAGTTCCGAAATGTAGATGCGCTTGTGGTTGGTTATGACCAAGCCAAGCATACCGCAAAAGCCATGTCGCGCTTGCTCACCGGTAACCTGCGTGCTTCGGGCAAACTTCCGGTGTCTTTGGAATATTTTGAGTTCGGGACAAATCTTGGTGTAAATACCCCATCACGTCGTTCGTCACCCGCCGAACCGCTGCGGAACTGGTCACCTTCTAAACCAGAAACGGGTTTAAGAACCTTCTAA
- a CDS encoding ribulose-phosphate 3-epimerase has translation MRHTTPLLAPSILSADFGRLREHCREALQAGADWLHVDVMDGHFVPNITIGPPVLKALGTLKEETGALLDVHLMIEQPDRYLKDFVAAGADILTVHVETCPHLHRTIHAIKDLGIKAGITLNPATSLLAIEEILPYVDLVLIMSVNPGFGGQKFIPSTTDKIRRLRNSLNALHLTPYLQVDGGVTAQNARTLVNAGANVLVAGNAVFGGPKSVQENVDYLKRVMVAA, from the coding sequence ATGCGCCATACCACACCTTTGCTTGCACCTTCTATTCTCTCTGCCGATTTCGGACGTCTGCGTGAACACTGTCGAGAAGCCCTCCAAGCCGGAGCAGATTGGCTTCATGTGGATGTTATGGACGGTCATTTTGTGCCCAATATCACCATTGGACCACCCGTACTAAAAGCACTTGGAACCCTAAAAGAAGAAACAGGTGCTTTATTGGATGTACATTTAATGATTGAGCAACCAGATCGTTACCTCAAAGACTTTGTTGCGGCTGGTGCGGACATTCTTACCGTTCATGTAGAAACCTGCCCACATCTGCACCGTACCATTCACGCCATCAAAGATTTGGGCATCAAAGCAGGTATTACCCTTAATCCGGCAACCTCGCTCCTTGCCATCGAGGAGATCTTGCCTTATGTGGATCTCGTGCTCATCATGTCCGTCAATCCGGGCTTTGGAGGTCAAAAATTTATCCCCTCGACGACCGATAAAATCCGCCGACTACGAAACAGTTTAAATGCCCTCCATCTCACCCCATATTTGCAAGTGGATGGTGGGGTAACGGCCCAAAATGCCCGAACCTTGGTAAATGCAGGAGCGAATGTCTTGGTCGCCGGAAATGCCGTTTTTGGTGGGCCAAAGTCTGTACAGGAAAATGTTGACTATCTCAAACGGGTAATGGTCGCCGCGTGA